One Solanum lycopersicum chromosome 2, SLM_r2.1 genomic region harbors:
- the LOC104645681 gene encoding uncharacterized protein isoform X1, translated as MWKKRFRLRVAKLHFLPCSQRNLLESAFSREIQSSQNILCRSASEKHDPESRFLCQSKSSSRSIGSPAHCTAGVNWKSKSSAQPLSSNILPREDDFLDNKFSASVRSNYKSDCEAGSGWEDMIFKQL; from the coding sequence GAAAAAGAGGTTCAGGCTTAGAGTTGCAAAGCTTCACTTTCTTCCCTGCAGCCAAAGAAACTTACTGGAGAGTGCATTCAGTAGAGAGATTCAATCTTCACAGAATATTCTGTGCAGAAGTGCTTCTGAAAAGCATGATCCGGAGTCCAGATTCCTCTGTCAGAGCAAAAGTTCAAGTCGATCAATTGGCTCTCCTGCTCATTGCACAGCTGGCGTGAACTGGAAATCCAAAAGCTCTGCGCAACCCCTTTCATCTAATATTTTACCTAGAGAGGATGATTTCCTGGATAACAAATTCAGTGCTTCAGTTAGATCCAACTATAAATCTGACTGTGAGGCAGGTTCAGGATGGGAGGATATGATTTTCAAACAATTGTAG
- the LOC101253144 gene encoding uncharacterized protein At4g37920 translates to MSRLHCLETSIFATANLSLFHTPFSPSAVLPITSTKPASLLFENFKKSASRTPTRTSANNPTTKVLASGVSTAAVDGEADVEVAEGYTITQFCDKMIDLFLNEKPKSKDWRKYLVFREEWKKYGDRFYSRCRTRADTEDDSQMKEKLISLARKVRKIDDEMERHTELLKEIQDNPRDLNAIVTKRRKDFNGEFFRHLSLLSETYNSLEDRDAFARLGTRCLSAVSAYDNTLEIVGTLDTAQAKFDDILNSMSVDAACDKIKSLAKSKELDSSLVLLINGAWASAKESSTMRNEVKEIMHRLYKATQSSLRSMAPKEIKLLKYLLNITDPEERFSALATAFSPGHEHDAKDPNAIYTSPKELHKWIKIMLDAYNMNKEETEIREAKQLDQPMVIQRLSILKETVEAEYLEKEANTEKDSQPEETVI, encoded by the exons ATGAGCCGTCTCCACTGCTTGGAGACATCGATCTTCGCCACCGCAAATCTCTCTCTTTTTCACACACCCTTTTCACCATCTGCAGTTTTACCCATAACTTCTACCAAACCTGCGAGCCTTCTTTTTGAGAATTTCAAGAAATCAGCATCAAGAACACCAACTAGAACAAGTGCCAACAACCCCACAACTA AGGTGTTGGCTAGTGGTGTATCTACTGCGGCAGTAGATGGAGAAGCTGATGTTGAAGTTGCAGAGGGTTATACAATTACTCAGTTTTGTGATAAAATGATTGATTTGTTCCTAAATGAAAAACCCAAGTCAAAAGATTGGAGAAAATACTTGGTTTTTCGAGAAGAGTGGAAGAAGTACGGGGATAGATTTTACAGTAGGTGTCGAACTCGAGCTGACACAGAAGATGATTCTCAAATGAAGGAAAAGTTAATTAGCTTGGCTAGAAAAGTTAGGAAG ATTGATGATGAAATGGAAAGGCATACTGAACTTCTCAAAGAGATACAAGATAACCCCAGGGATTTGAATGCAATTGTTACAAAGAGGCGCAAGGACTTCAATGGTGAATTCTTTCGGCATCTGTCTTTGCTTTCAGAAACTTATAACAGCTTGGAGGACCGAGATG CATTTGCCAGACTTGGGACTAGATGCTTGTCTGCAGTCAGTGCTTATGACAACACACTGGAGATTGTGGGAACATTAGATACTGCCCAGGCCAAATTCGATGACATCTTGAACTCTATGTCAGTGGATGCAGCATGTGACAAGATTAAAAGCCTTGCCAAGAGTAAAGAACTTGACTCTTCTTTGGTGCTGCTGATAAATGGTGCTTGGGCTTCAGCAAAAGAATCCTCTACAATGAGAAATGAG GTAAAGGAGATAATGCATCGTCTATACAAAGCTACACAGAGTAGTCTAAGGAGCATGGCACCAAAAGAAATAAAGTTGCTCAAGTACCTGCTGAACATCACAGATCCTGAAGAGCGATTCTCAGCATTGGCAACAGCTTTCAGCCCTGGTCATGAACATGATGCCAAGGATCCTAATGCTATATACAC AAGTCCAAAAGAGTTGCACAAGTGGATCAAAATCATGCTTGATGCATACAACATGAATAAAGAAGAGACTGAAATTAGAGAAGCGAAGCAGTTGGATCAACCTATGGTCATTCAGAGACTTTCCATTCTGAAGGAGACAGTTGAAGCagaatatttggaaaaagaAGCTAATACAGAAAAAGATTCACAACCAGAAGAAACTGTGATATGA
- the LOC101252832 gene encoding glycine-rich domain-containing protein 2, translating to MEMEQQLEWNEAQKIVINVDLVAAAKQQLAFLATIDRNRWLNEGVGLDIAIYRYYSCWLPLLAKHSDCPFFEGPLVVPLDCEWIWHCHRLNPIRYKTDCEELYGRILDNHNVVSSVKVISQMETEEIWKHLYPNEPYDLDSARAVSDNNPAQILKSEKGSTYDLVSAVKRQSPFFYQVSRPHMTSEVYLEGAVARYKGFLHLIRRNKERSIDSFSVPTYDIDLIWHTHQLHPISYCKDLVDIMGKVLNHDDTDSDRTKGKKLDTGFSGTTRFWEEMYGLRYWRAGAMYRGNTPSPLRICPYPSNPVTKNADTFHADHKIIHLPEMKVLEVMLEIIGIRNLPKGHKGDFFVFFSKSQPDRIFNAKKKLTILSEHGEKQVAYFQCEPCGHLLLELVSQSSHGLPISKSVEVIGSTALSLEDLTCPASQLTMEKWLEVVPSTKVEALEPICIRVAVSVTTPSAAPHVFHMVCSRAFSKISCFFTFRGRIQYAKNWTYVTDDAGDEIISLQMRKSKKSRRMNGSILQKELISINKAGETHTLAELVGKEWLLLDSLWSLKFQTCCGDDGYLLELVGSSRIVKFFPGQKLDYEHKHCAKRRKQDDFMTAIEFSSEHPYGKALALLDLKSGVINVKEEWLFLPGIITAFILGDILRKEGYSNLLCIANNLKDKNTSTEETNACQMNRTTEVV from the exons ATGGAGATGGAGCAGCAGTTGGAGTGGAATGAAGCGCAGAAGATTGTGATAAATGTTGACCTTGTTGCTGCAGCCAAACAGCAACTTGCGTTTCTTGCTACCATTGATAGGAATCGTTGGCTCAATGAAGGCGTTGGTTTGGATATTGCAATTTATAG GTACTATTCGTGTTGGCTACCGTTGTTGGCAAAACACTCGGACTGCCCCTTCTTTGAAGGACCTTTGGTTGTTCCTCTTGATTGTGAATGGATTTGGCATTGTCACAGGCTCAATCCT ATTAGATACAAAACTGATTGCGAGGAATTATATGGGAGGATTCTTGACAACCATAACGTTGTGTCTTCCGTGAAAGTAATATCACAAATGGAAACAGAGGAGATTTGGAAACACTTGTATCCAAATGAACCCTATGACTTGGATTCAGCAAGAGCTGTTTCAGATAATAACCCTGCACAAATTCTAAAATCTGAAAAGGGCAGTACCTATGATCTGGTCTCTGCTGTTAAAAGGCAAAGCCCCTTCTTCTACCAG GTGTCTAGACCCCACATGACCAGCGAGGTCTATCTTGAGGGAGCTGTGGCTCGATACAAGGGTTTCTTACACTTAATTCgaagaaacaaagaaagatCAATTGATAGCTTCTCTGTTCCAACTTATGACATCGACCTTATCTGGCACACTCATCAGTTACATCCTATTTCTTATTGTAAAGACCTTGTTGATATTATGGGTAAGGTGTTAAATCATGATGATACAGATTCAGACAGAACAAAAGGGAAGAAGCTGGATACTGGGTTTTCTGGAACTACAAGGTTTTGGGAGGAGATGTATGGGTTAAGATATTGGAGGGCAGGTGCAATGTATAGAGGAAATACACCATCTCCTCTAAGAATTTGTCCTTACCCCTCCAATCCCGTGACCAAGAATGCAGATACATTCCATGCGGATCACAAGATAATTCATCTTCCAGAGATGAAAGTTTTGGAA GTCATGTTGGAGATCATAGGCATAAGAAACTTACCCAAAGGCCACAAGGGAGacttctttgttttctttagCAAGTCACAGCCTGATAGAATCTTCAATGcaaaaaagaaacttacaatTTTGTCTGAGCATGGGGAAAAGCAGGTTGCTTACTTCCAATGTGAACCTTGTGGACATCTTCTCTTGGAACTCGTGTCCCAGTCGTCTCATGGTTTGCCAATTTCAAAATCTGTTGAAGTTATAGGTTCTACTGCCCTCTCTTTAGAAGATTTGACTTGCCCAGCTTCACAACTCACAATGGAGAAATGGTTGGAAGTTGTGCCAAGCACTAAAGTAGAAGCATTGGAACCAATCTGTATACGAGTAGCTGTATCAGTTACAACACCTAGTGCTGCACCACATGTGTTTCACATGGTTTGCTCCCGAGCATTCTCaaaaatttcttgttttttcaCATTTCGCGGAAGGATTCAGTATGCAAAGAATTGGACTTATGTCACTGATGATGCTGGTGATGAGATCATTAGCCTACAAATGAG GAAATCCAAGAAATCAAGGAGAATGAATGGCTCTATATTGCAGAAGGAGTTGATCAGCATCAACAAGGCTGGTGAGACACATACTCTTGCTGAGTTAGTTGGGAAAGAGTGGTTGTTGTTGGATTCCCTCTGGTCCCTCAAATTTCAAACTTGCTGTGGTGATGACGGCTACCTTTTGGAGTTGGTTGGTAGTTCCAGGATT GTAAAGTTCTTCCCTGGTCAAAAATTGGATTATGAGCACAAGCATTGTGCAAAGCGAAGAAAACAAGATGACTTTATGACAGCAATTGAATTCTCTTCAGAGCACCCATACGGAAAGGCACTGGCGTTGCTCGACTTAAAATCTGGTGTTATCAAT GTCAAAGAAGAGTGGCTATTCTTGCCTGGGATAATAACAGCTTTTATACTAGGTGatattttgagaaaagaagGGTATAGTAACTTGCTGTGCATTGCCAACAATTTGAAGGATAAAAACACTTCAACTGAAGAAACTAATGCATGCCAAATGAATAGGACAACAGAAGTAGTCTGA